In the Amblyraja radiata isolate CabotCenter1 chromosome 13, sAmbRad1.1.pri, whole genome shotgun sequence genome, one interval contains:
- the LOC116979889 gene encoding P2Y purinoceptor 1-like produces MGCETMVSCAVNKDFETFYLPIMYIIVFVTGFIGNSVALWMFIFHMRPWSSITIYMFNLALADIFYIFSLPLLIFYYLQGSDWIFGELLCKLQRFIFHVNLYGSILFLTCISVHRYTGVVHPMKSLGRLKKKSATIICVCVWIIVMAGISPILYFSRTQEKAHGTHPDTNKTTCYDTTSKKLLQTYFIYSMSTTFFGFCIPFATILVCYGFIVKALISNDMNTPLRSKSVRLVIIVLAVFAISYLPFHVMKNLNLQSRLYYQGLDNCEWNRRVYATYQVTRGLASLNSCVDPILYFLAGDTFRRKLTTRALRAVSRKVTMV; encoded by the coding sequence ATGGGATGTGAAACAATGGTGTCCTGTGCCGTCAACAAGGATTTTGAGACCTTCTATCTGCCCATCATGTACATTATCGTCTTTGTCACCGGATTCATCGGCAACAGTGTTGCCCTCTGGATGTTCATCTTTCACATGAGACCTTGGAGCAGCATCACCATCTACATGTTCAACCTCGCCCTGGCTGACATCTTCTACATCTTCTCCTTGCCACTTTTGATATTTTACTACCTCCAGGGAAGCGACTGGATCTTCGGCGAGCTCCTGTGCAAGCTTCAGCGATTCATCTTCCACGTGAACCTGTACGGCAGCATCCTGTTCCTGACCTGCATCAGCGTCCACAGGTACACGGGAGTTGTCCACCCCATGAAGTCGCTGGGCAGGCTGAAGAAGAAGTCAGCCACCATTATCTGCGTGTGCGTGTGGATTATCGTCATGGCCGGCATCTCCCCCATACTTTACTTCTCCAGAACACAGGAGAAAGCTCATGGTACACATCCGGACACCAATAAGACAACCTGTTACGACACCACGTCTAAGAAGCTCCTGCAAACCTACTTCATCTACAGCATGAGCACCACCTTCTTTGGATTCTGCATCCCCTTTGCCACCATCTTGGTCTGCTACGGTTTCATAGTGAAGGCACTGATATCCAACGATATGAATACTCCACTCCGGAGCAAGTCCGTGCGCCTGGTCATCATTGTGTTGGCCGTCTTCGCCATctcctacctgcccttccacgtcATGAAGAACCTCAACCTTCAGTCCAGACTCTATTACCAAGGGCTAGACAATTGCGAGTGGAACAGAAGGGTCTACGCCACGTATCAAGTGACCAGAGGTCTGGCCAGCCTCAACAGTTGCGTGGACCCTATCCTGTACTTCCTGGCAGGAGATACGTTCAGGAGGAAACTTACTACCAGAGCCTTGAGAGCGGTCAGTCGGAAAGTTACCATGGTGTAG